One window from the genome of Epinephelus moara isolate mb chromosome 5, YSFRI_EMoa_1.0, whole genome shotgun sequence encodes:
- the LOC126390875 gene encoding zinc finger protein 501-like encodes MGPDTASVPKTESSEESPAEVVVKVISESDSNDASTSTEPENSKQPESSISDKCYSCSVCGKAFDRPSKLERHKPVHTRKPKIVHQCQHCDKSFTQQEKLIRHQNCHNRTNKHPCPDCGKVFNRPSKLERHKRTHSKKPKVPHQCSYCMKTFSKLNKLVRHKRMHTGEKPFTCSVCGKGFSEAGHCKAHEKTHEEQPEKPHCCADCGMCFFKASELRRHFRSHTGEKPFRCTLCESCFSRSEGLKRHMRSHTGERPYKCIICAKGFYSRQDLNIHGLTHSGEKPHLCPVCGKGFSQLGNMKEHEQNVHIKSEKYICNECGATFTRYKSLTKHQRTHTGERPYLCLTCGRRFSWSHSLSRHRRTHTHRQMSMETSKDIVSFEGPSEKPSS; translated from the exons ATGGGCCCAGACACTGCATCTGTCCCAAAAACAGAATCCTCAGAGGAAA GTCCAGCCGAAGTTGTCGTGAAGGTAATCTCAGAATCAGATTCCAACGATGCTTCAACCTCCACTGAGCCTGAGAACTCCAAACAACCGGAGAGCAGCATTTCAGACAAGTGCTACTCCTGCTCCGTTTGTGGCAAGGCATTTGACAGACCGTCAAAGCTAGAGAGGCATAAACCTGTCCACACGAGGAAGCCTAAGATTGTTCATCAGTGTCAGCATTGTGATAAGAGCTTCACACAACAGGAGAAGCTGATCCGACATCAGAATTGCCACAACAGGACTAACAAGCACCCATGTCCTGACTGTGGGAAAGTGTTTAACAGGCCTTCAAAGTTAGAGAGACACAAGCGCACCCACTCAAAGAAACCAAAGGTTCCTCATCAGTGTTCGTACTGCATGAAGACGTTCAGTAAACTTAATAAACTTGTCCGTCACAAGCGAATGCACACTGGGGAGAAACCTTTCACCTGCTCGGTCTGCGGAAAAGGATTCTCTGAGGCAGGTCACTGCAAAGCACATGAAAAGACGCACGAGGAGCAGCCAGAAAAACCTCACTGCTGCGCCGACTGCGGGATGTGCTTCTTCAAGGCCTCGGAGCTACGTCGGCATTTCCGCTCCCACACGGGAGAGAAACCTTTCAGATGCACCctgtgtgagagctgcttctCCCGCTCAGAAGGACTGAAAAGACACATGAGGAGCCACACAGGGGAAAGACCGTACAAATGCATCATCTGCGCAAAAGGATTTTATTCTCGTCAGGATTTGAATATTCACGGATTGACCCACTCAGGAGAGAAACCACATCTTTGCCCTGTGTGTGGTAAAGGCTTCTCACAGCTGGGTAACATGAAAGAACATGAGCAAAATGTTCATATTAAGTCAGAGAAATATATTTGCAATGAGTGCGGGGCAACCTTCACACGGTAcaaatcactgacaaaacatcAGCGGACACACACGGGGGAAAGACCCTAtctgtgtctcacctgtggTCGCAGGTTTTCGTGGAGCCATTCTCTAagcagacacaggaggacacacacacacagacagatgtcTATGGAGACATCCAAGGACATAGTGAGTTTTGAAGGACCCTCTGAGAAACCTAGCAGTTGA
- the LOC126390429 gene encoding TBC1 domain family member 24-like, producing the protein MIDVSRTPEFSNCGNMNSISMVTSSDQDLESMAGSRGRQRSHSYYSAEDRKNYGEQTQIEETSLRPRSRSFYSYETSELYTNYDAGNFAKSCPPRQRDGAGVRVPLKKSKSKPNKQSPTRELSGSKGSLKSVAMITISESDNWEICSSSGMKYGQFVDWEKIDPEAAKRYQQMLKSDHQQLKIMGREGFWAMPHTLRAKAYYHIIHSINSSRCVTPDRDVYNELSKKLFGEQKISSHPVPEYMEAGEIPRYCLNKAGLNSVKKILLCLGQSIPDMNFCPILPELVSLLLHFSEDEAECFHSVSRLICYTDPNKRYIDQTFLTYRASCMTFGDLANRCCRGIRKLIASSHQNLFEFYSDWTMWIFADLPFTYAIRVLDVYLLEGYKVLYRVALALLSLYKVSVSSRVADVEDFRTDMKRFIQNIARHITAEKLLEKAFMIPMATRRELNLLFNANKDSLMQKGVSTHQKRQSVETVDFNNFTSSVVTGTEMRVVWAWIPERFALFSPIRLFSTAEQGRGLASFYSHVEGHEPAVLIIKTVDEEVFGAFLSTDVIERRKYDSEGLTFFGTGECFVFTLRPSMERYQQAMVNIMTKRASPRQVQDSNGVSSPVSNGGISPITTTTTTTTTTTTDTKTLTCPAGTPQDPSYLTIPFTAPSAEPMTAKQPKRPKEHEASMFIAGSDNQLIIGGDGGQALCLQEDLERGYSEPCDTFKSIPLCKGHFKIQALEVWGIQNSISLSHSFPSQ; encoded by the exons ATGATCGATGTTTCAAGAACGCCGGAGTTCTCCAATTGTGGAAACATGAATTCAATCTCGATGGTCACATCGTCTGACCAAGACCTGGAATCTATGGCAGGAAGCAGGGGCAGGCAAAGGTCTCACTCCTATTACAGTGCGGAGGACCGTAAGAATTATGGTGAGCAGACACAGATAGAGGAAACCTCTCTACGACCTCGCTCCAG GTCCTTTTACAGTTATGAGACATCAGAGCTTTACACTAACTACGACGCGGGAAACTTTGCAAAGTCCTGTCCGCCGAGGCAGAGAGATGGGGCTGGTGTTCGAGTCCCCTTAAAGAAGTCCAAGTCTAAACCAAACAAGCAATCACCAACAAGAGAACTTAGTG GCAGTAAAGGCAGTCTCAAGTCAGTGGCGATGATAACTATCTCTGAGTCGGACAATTGGGAAATTTGCTCCAGCTCGGGGATGAAGTATGGCCAGTTTGTGGACTGGGAGAAGATTGACCCTGAAGCTGCAAAGAGATACCAGCAGATGTTGAAGAGTGATCATCAGCAGTTGAAAATTATGGGTCGAGAGGGATTCTGGGCCATGCCCCACACACTGAGGGCCAAAGCGTACTATCACATCATCCACAGCATCAATTCCAG TAGGTGCGTCACTCCAGACCGAGATGTCTACAATGAACTCTCCAAGAAGCTCTTTGGAGAGCAGAAGATCAGCAGCCATCCAGTCCCAGAGTACATGGAGGCAGGAGAAATACCCCG ATACTGTCTCAACAAAGCAGGCCTGAACTCTGTGAAAAAGATCCTCCTTTGCCTCGGCCAATCTATCCCAGACATGAACTTCTGCCCCATCCTGCCCGAATTggtctccctcctcctccacttcagCGAGGACGAAGCTGAGTGTTTCCACAGTGTGTCACGACTTATCTGCTACACTGACCCCAACAAACGTTACATCGACCAGACCTTCCTCACGTACCGCGCTTCTTGCATGACCTTCGGAGACCTCGCTAACAGGTGCTGCAGAGGCATCCGTAAGCTGATCGCCAGCTCTCACCAGAACCTCTTTGAATTTTACtctgactggaccatgtggatATTCGCTGACCTCCCGTTCACATACGCCATCAGAGTGCTGGATGTCTACTTATTGGAGGGCTACAAGGTCCTCTACAG GGTGGCATTGGCTTTGCTCAGCCTCTACAAAGTCTCTGTTTCATCTCGAGTGGCAGACGTGGAGGACTTCAGAACAGATATGAAAAGGTTCATTCAGAACATAGCTCGCCACATCACGGCTGAGAAGCTTCTGGAAAAGGCCTTCATGATTCCGATGGCCACACGGAGAGAGCTCAACCTCCTGTTCAATGCCAATAAGGACTCCCTCATGCAAAAGGGTGTCAGCACACATCAGAAGAG GCAGTCGGTTGAGACGGTGGACTTTAACAACTTCACCTCCAGTGTTGTGACAGGGACTGAGATGAGAGTCGTCTGGGCCTGGATACCTGAGCGATTTGCCCTTTTCAGCCCCATTAGGCTTTTTAGTACAGCTGAACAAGGAAGAGGCCTGGCTTC ATTCTATTCACACGTGGAGGGACACGAACCAGCAGTCTTGATTATCAAAACTGTGGATGAAGAG GTCTTTGGTGCCTTCCTGTCCACAGATGTAATAGAAAGAAGAAAGTATGACTCTGAGGGACTTACATTCTTTGGAACTGgggaatgttttgtttttacg CTTCGTCCCAGCATGGAGCGCTACCAGCAGGCTATGGTCAACATAATGACCAAGAGAGCCTCCCCTCGGCAGGTGCAAGACAGCAATGGCGTCTCATCTCCAGTATCCAATGGTGGCATCTCCCCaatcacaaccaccaccaccaccaccaccaccaccaccactgacaCCAAAACTCTGACTTGTCCTGCTGGAACCCCTCAAGACCCCAGCTACCTGACGATCCCCTTCACTGCCCCGTCAGCAGAACCCATGACTGCCAAACAGCCGAAAAGACCCAAGGAacatgaagcatccatgttcaTAGCAGGCAGTGACAATCAGCTCATAATCG GTGGCGATGGAGGCCAAGCACTCTGCCTACAGGAAGACCTAGAAAGGGGATACTCAGAGCCTTGTGACACATTCAAGAGCATCCCACTCTGCAAGGGACATTTCAAGATCCAGGCCCTCGAAGTGTGGGGCATCCAGAACTCTATTTCCCTTTCTCACAGTTTTCCCTCTCAGTAA
- the LOC126390568 gene encoding cilia- and flagella-associated protein 45-like: MKRGSSSTNSRSSSDTRRYHMRAPTSQVDESLFGRSTQISASKAKNQSQKNQEGETVQIITNNLIRNLRIPFKDPSRESIILPSAEFERITSTSRVLTKKQKEALREAHQRKKEVDIRAAEERKCQIYEADMSRKDNQALTELEREAQDRAKSLVEKASVSKMEQEQEIKQLNTLILGAQCQATRDAQIREKKQIQAELLEEEKRLDGMMEVERSKALEAVELNNELRRQERIGELQKIQNQIQQHLEERQVEDVMKEKEKQQIRKNLEKMNLEDLKALEKKREERKRLQEEIVRINNETVRAKERRREEERLADMRDVEYRRNKMKQQAEYEAEQRWIKKEKELEITKLRAQQRKAKNYKAEQDELRARRNQEVIEREWRRKEKELTEKKVQQAEMLRTARLEQVRCKEHLLAMEADREKAEFERVLKVQQEALIKQEEAEEKQRQKAHRYSETIRNQVKAHELSAAAQRREVFKEADRLMEEARQRRVRLDEVKKKKLKELRTTGLSEIYCSEVERKARACSL, from the exons ATG AAACGAGGATCCAGCTCCACAAATTCAAGGAGCAGCTCTGACACCCGCCGGTATCACATGCGCGCTCCCACCTCTCAGGTTGATGAAAGCCTGTTTGGGAGGTCAACACAG ATATCAGCCTCCAAGGCCAAGAATCAGTCCCAGAAGAACCAAGAAGGAGAGACTGTTCAAATCATCACCAATAACCTCATCCGTAACCTCAG GATcccatttaaggatccttcaAGAGAGTCCATCATACTGCCATCAGCTGAGTTCGAGCGGATCACCTCAACGTCCCGGGTTCTCACCAAGAAACAGAAGGAGGCCCTGAGGGAGGCTcatcagagaaagaaagaagtggACATT agagctgcagaggagaggaaatgtcAGATCTATGAGGCAGACATGTCCCGTAAGGACAACCAGGCACTGACCGAGCTGGAGCGTGAGGCCCAGGACCGTGCCAAGAGCTTGGTAGAGAAGGCCAGTGTCTCAAAGATGGAGCAAGAGCAGGAGATCAAACAGCTCAACACG CTGATTCTGGGTGCTCAGTGTCAAGCCACACGTGATGCCCAGATCCGAGAGAAGAAACAGATCCAGGCAGAGTTGTTAGAGGAGGAGAAGCGTCTGGATGGCATGATGGAAGTGGAGCGCAGCAAGGCCTTGGAGGCTGTGGAGCTGAATAATGAGCTGCGCAGACAGGAGAGAATTGG TGAACTGCAGAAAATTCAGAACCAAATCCAGCAACATCTGGAGGAGAGGCAAGTGGAAGACGTgatgaaagagaaggagaaacagCAGATACGGAAGAACCTGGAGAAAATGAACCTGGAGGACCTCAAG GCCctggagaagaagagggaggagcGGAAGCGTCTGCAGGAAGAGATCGTTCGTATCAATAATGAGACCGTACGGGCCAAGGAgcggaggagagaggaggagaggctggcTGACATGAGAGATGTGGAATATAGACGAAACAAAATG AAGCAGCAGGCTGAATATGAAGCAGAGCAGAGATGGATCAAGAAGGAGAAGGAGTTGGAGATTACCAAACTGAGGGCCCAGCAAAGAAAGGCAAAAAACTACAAGGCAGAGCAG GACGAGCTCCGTGCTCGGAGGAACCAAGAAGTCATAGAGAGAGaatggaggagaaaagagaaagagctCACTGAAAAGAAAGTGCAGCAGGCAGAGATGCTGAGGACGGCTCGTCTGGAGCAGGTTCGCTGCAAAGAGCACCTCCTGGCGATGGAGGCTGACCGGGAGAAGGCAGAGTTTGAGAGGGTGCTGAA GGTGCAGCAGGAAGCACTCATCAAacaggaggaggcggaggagaaGCAGCGTCAGAAAGCACACCGCTACTCAGAGACCATCCGAAATCAGGTGAAGGCACATGAGCTCTCAGCCGCAGCACAGCGCAGAGAAGTCTTTAAGGAGGCTGACAGGTTAATGGAGGAAGCCCGGCAGAGACGTGTGCGCCTGGATGAGGTCAAAAAGAAGAAGCTGAAGGAGCTCAG GACTACAGGGCTGTCTGAAATATACTGCAGTGAAGTGGAAAGGAAGGCCCGCGCTTGTTCACTGTGA